A stretch of DNA from Nitrospira sp. KM1:
TTTCTTTACAACGGGATACGACTGCCATGCCTACCGAAGAGCTCAAGGAAGACGCCGAGCGCTTCCTCATGGATACCTATACCAGGCAACCCCTTTCGATAGTCAGGGGCCGGGGAACCAAGGTGTACGACTTGGAGGGCCGTGAATACATAGATTTCGTCGGGGGTATTGCCGTGAACCTGCTTGGTCACGGCCATGCGGATCTCGTTTCGGCGATTCAGCGGCAGGCCACGCAAGTCCTTCACGCGTCGAATCTCTACTACACGGAACCCCAGGTCAGACTTGCGGAAATCCTAGTGGATCATTCCTTTGCCGACAAAGTGTTCTTTTGCAACAGCGGTGCGGAAGCCAACGAAGCCGCCATCAAGCTGGCTCGCCGGTACTCGTATGGCAAATACGGTCCCGGTCGGTTTGAAATTATTACCATGAACAACTCCTTTCATGGCCGAACCATGGCCACGCTCACCGCGACAGGCCAGGAAAAGGTCCAGAAGGGATATGAGCCTCTGGTTCCGGGATTTTTGCATGTCTCTCTGAACAACTTGCCGGAACTCGAACAGGCCGTTACCGATAAGACCGCGGCGATCTTGCTTGAGCCGATTCAAGGAGAAGGCGGGGTTCATGTGGCGGATCGGCGGTATTTGGCAGCCGTCAGAGAGCTCTGCACCAAGAAAGATATTCTGTTGATGTTTGATGAGGTGCAGACCGGCATGGGACGCACCGGCACGCTTTTCGCCTATGAGCAGCTTAGTGTCGAACCTGATGTGATGACATTGGCAAAGGGGCTTGGCGGGGGTGTGCCAATCGGTGCCTGCCTTGCGAAAGACGCTGTGGCGCAGGCGTTCGGTCGAGGCGCGCACGCCTCGACGTTCGGCGGCAATCCCCTGGCCTGCGCGGCGGCATTGGCGGTGTTTCGTGTTCTTCTCGAAGGGTGCGTCTTGGACCAGGGTAAACGAATGGGTGAGTATCTGAGCAAGGGCCTTATGGATTGCAAAGACCGACATCATGTCGTACGGGATGTTCGCGGTATGGGCCTCCTGCAAGGAATCGAAGTTGATATGGACGCCAAAGTCATCGTCAGCGACTGCTTGCGGCGTGGCATCCTCGTCAATGCGACCGGCGACCATGTCGTCCGATTGGTCCCACCGTTGATCATCACGCAACCTGAGATCGATCGATTGCTCGACGTACTGTCACATACGTTTAATCGACATGCATTGGAAGTATCGGCCCATTGAGAGTGCAGCGACCGATTGACCATGCCGACGAAACGACGCCACGCTTCCGAAAAGGATTTGATTGATGTCGCGACGCTCTCACGCCGCGAGATTGAAGACCTGCTTGCCCTCGCTGCCAGACTGAAGGACAAACAGCATCGCGGTATTTCTCATCAGCTCCTGCAGGGGAAAACGCTCGGGCTGCTGTTTCAAAAGCCATCCACACGGACCAGAGTATCGTTTGAGGCTGGCATGAATCAGTTGGGCGGCCATGCCTTAGTTCTGCCCATGAGTGACATCCAGCTCTCGCGCGGCGAAAGCGTGGCCGATACCGCGCGAGTTCTGTCACGCTATCTCGATGGCATCGTCATCCGCACCTATGACCATGCCACAGTCCAGGAGTGGGCGCGTGAATCGACAATGCCGGTTATCAACGGATTGACCGATCTCAGCCATCCCTGTCAGGCTCTTTCGGATTTGCTGACCATCAGGGAGAAAAAAGGACGTTTAAAGGGGGTCAAGATCGCGTACGTCGGAGACGGCAACAATGTCGCAAATTCCCTGATTGAAGCTGCTGCAAAAACAGGAATGAGCGTCGCCCTGGGTTGTCCATCCGGTTATCAGCCGGATCAGCACGTCGTCGACCTCGCTCGGCTCGAAGCCGCAAAAACCGGAGCCACCATCGACCTCAGTCACGATCCACATACGGCAGTAAAAGAAGCGGATGTCATTTACGCGGACGTCTGGATCAGTATGGGGCGCGAGCGTGAACAGGCCAGACGGCTCAAAGTTCTTGCGCCGTATCAGGTCAATATGCGTCTGGTGGGACGTGCGAAGCCGGATGTCATCGTCATGCACTGCCTGCCGGCGCACCGGGGTGAAGAAATCACCGCCGATGTACTGGACGGCCCTCAATCGGTCGTTATCGATCAAGCGGAAAATCGGTTACACATGCAAAAGGCCATCTTGACCCAACTGTTAGGGGAGAGGAAACACCGTACATCATGAGTCGCTCCATTAAAAAAGTCGTGTTGGCCTATTCCGGGGGGCTTGATACATCCGTCATCTTGAAATGGTTACAGGAGACCTATCAGGCGGAAGTCATCGCGTTCTGCGCCGATCTCGGTCAGGGAGAAGATCTCAAGGCCATAAAATCCAAAGCGCGGGCGTTGGGGGTCAAGAGAGTGTACGTGGAGGATCTTCGCGAAACGTTCGTTCGTGAGTACGTCTTTCCGATGTTGCGTGGGAATGCCATGTACGAAGGATGCTATCTGCTTGGCACATCCATCGCAAGACCATTGATAGCCCGCCGGCAGGCCGAGATCGCGCTCAAAGAGGGCGCGGAGGCCGTATCCCACGGCGCGACCGGGAAAGGCAATGATCAGGTGCGCTTTGAACTCACCTACATGGCGCTGGCGCCGGGACTGAAGATCATTGCGCCGTGGCGTGAGTGGACCATGCGGTCGCGCCGCGAGTTGATCGAATATGCGGATCGTCACGGCATTCCCGTCACGGCGACCAAGGCCAAGCCGTACAGCATGGATTTGAATCTGTTCCACGTGAGCTACGAAGGAGGAATTCTCGAAGATCCTTGGGAGTCTCCGCCTGACGAGATTTTCCAAATGACTGTCTCACCGGAACGGGCACCGGACAAGCCGATCGAGGTCGAGAT
This window harbors:
- a CDS encoding acetylornithine transaminase, with amino-acid sequence MPTEELKEDAERFLMDTYTRQPLSIVRGRGTKVYDLEGREYIDFVGGIAVNLLGHGHADLVSAIQRQATQVLHASNLYYTEPQVRLAEILVDHSFADKVFFCNSGAEANEAAIKLARRYSYGKYGPGRFEIITMNNSFHGRTMATLTATGQEKVQKGYEPLVPGFLHVSLNNLPELEQAVTDKTAAILLEPIQGEGGVHVADRRYLAAVRELCTKKDILLMFDEVQTGMGRTGTLFAYEQLSVEPDVMTLAKGLGGGVPIGACLAKDAVAQAFGRGAHASTFGGNPLACAAALAVFRVLLEGCVLDQGKRMGEYLSKGLMDCKDRHHVVRDVRGMGLLQGIEVDMDAKVIVSDCLRRGILVNATGDHVVRLVPPLIITQPEIDRLLDVLSHTFNRHALEVSAH
- the argF gene encoding ornithine carbamoyltransferase yields the protein MPTKRRHASEKDLIDVATLSRREIEDLLALAARLKDKQHRGISHQLLQGKTLGLLFQKPSTRTRVSFEAGMNQLGGHALVLPMSDIQLSRGESVADTARVLSRYLDGIVIRTYDHATVQEWARESTMPVINGLTDLSHPCQALSDLLTIREKKGRLKGVKIAYVGDGNNVANSLIEAAAKTGMSVALGCPSGYQPDQHVVDLARLEAAKTGATIDLSHDPHTAVKEADVIYADVWISMGREREQARRLKVLAPYQVNMRLVGRAKPDVIVMHCLPAHRGEEITADVLDGPQSVVIDQAENRLHMQKAILTQLLGERKHRTS
- a CDS encoding argininosuccinate synthase → MSRSIKKVVLAYSGGLDTSVILKWLQETYQAEVIAFCADLGQGEDLKAIKSKARALGVKRVYVEDLRETFVREYVFPMLRGNAMYEGCYLLGTSIARPLIARRQAEIALKEGAEAVSHGATGKGNDQVRFELTYMALAPGLKIIAPWREWTMRSRRELIEYADRHGIPVTATKAKPYSMDLNLFHVSYEGGILEDPWESPPDEIFQMTVSPERAPDKPIEVEIDYEAGNPVAVNGKKMSPATLLATLNTLGGAHGIGRVDLVENRYVGMKSRGVYETPGGTILHVAHRGLESLTMDREVLHFRDSLIPRFADLIYNGYWFSPEREMIQTVIDEAQKDVTGTARVKLYKGSCTLAGRKSNRSLYRLDIATFEEDDVYNQKDAEGFIRLNALRLKIRAQRKKAPSR